The Juglans microcarpa x Juglans regia isolate MS1-56 chromosome 2D, Jm3101_v1.0, whole genome shotgun sequence DNA window CCAAGGCTTGACTGAGTCATCATGGTGGGGATGTAAAACATGTACAGGTGCCATTTGTCAATATATCACGCCCCTTGAGCGTCACCAtcaatttcaaaatgattattattttagaagttaattactctttcttttaaagaatttcttaattgattatttagttaattagattttattttaatttctcaggaaaaaaaaatgtctgcAATTTATACAGTACTATCTATAACGATTGAATAGAATGTCTTTGAATAAACAAACCTCCTGGTGTGAGCTGAGCTATGATGACCAGGGTGCCAACTTTCATGGAATTTGTCTTTTTGAgtgtactatatattatatatatatatatatatatatatatatattaatttttttatataaatatatatcctAGTGTACGTACATTAGGGCATTGTTTGAATTGAGAAGtgatttaaattcatctcatctcatcattataattttattaaattttcacacaaaatataataaataatttaatttttttaaatatcaaaataatagtaatattataataatattttatttacctcATCTCATCTTGACTATCAATCCAAACGGGGTTTATATATTCGGGAAGCCCAtattgttaagaaattaattataaattaattgaacAATCTTAGCAAAGCATGGCGTTGTTAAGCTGTAATCAgagtaattaattaagttatcactaagttaatattaaatttcgcaaaaaaaatatttattttttaaaagcagGGAAAATTGATCGATCGCAGTACTACCTGAGCACCACCAGATAATTAACTCCGGCAACAAACCTGAAGGTAGCGtacgcacatatatatatatatatatatagtcttaattgatttataattaatcaataataatttattttagtggTCGGCGAAAATGCATACAACGACTTTGGAAAACTAAGTCGGGAAAGAGATGATCATCGAGTAcccaatttaattaataatattttgaataaaaaaccTGTCATTAATTTGGCTTAATtcgtaaattaattaattaattaaggggGTTTTCCATCGTAATCAATCATAGCTAACATAATACGTCAATCTTGTAAGAAAAGttggtccatatatatatatatattaattaaataaaatcaaagacTTATCAACTAATTAATTGCATGCAAGTTGAtatgatcatattatatattcatatggataaaaaataatatcgatttttttttgcatatttttcatataacacTCGTAATTTGAATTAAAGTTAAGGATACATGAGATGAAAAAtgtgcataaaaaaatatataaatatacgtaACATGcgcaaataaaaatattatcagcACTATAATATTAATTCAAGATGGTGGATTAGTTGCATTTTATACCACATTTTATATGCATCATCATGCCCAAGcctttctatataatatatatatccttcGATCCCTTCTTCTAGATggtctagctatatatatataactagacctatatatatatatatatatatatatagctagaccTTGCTTTAAAATTAACTTCAAGTACTAGCTCCTTCATGACTCATTTAATACTAATtcttaaaatacataaataaaaaatcgaagttaataaattagaaaatcaCTACAAAATTAGTGACGTGTGGGGGGTTTTTGGGTCTTAGCAGTTTGTCGTTTTGTACATGCCTTGGTTATGCCGGCCATCGGCCTCTGGCATCGAACCAGCACCATTATCCTGTTGTGTCATGGAGaccttttcttctatttcaaaTCTCTTTGTTCACATTCCAAAGTTTTCCCTTTAAAATTGGCCCTCACCCTCTCATTAACACCCCTCTCACGACCATATACCTCATCATCGTTGCCCTAAATATTTCTTATTATCTCCTGATCTCTAGCTAGCTTGCTTGCTTGCTGTTAATTTCTTTCtctaatcatatatatatagttcaattCCTTCCATCTGTTCTTGAATTTCCCTCATGAAAGCAGGATTTGAAGTGGTTCAGGGGGCTTTGGACATGATACAACCCCATGAGCCATGGGATATTTACCACCCTACAGCTGTTGGGTTTCCAACTCCAACCAGCTTCAACCCTTTCCTCGTGAAGCCAATAATCGAAAACCGTTGCTTAAACATGGAGCGCAACGAGCTCTCTGAGTGGGTGGAGCAAATCACTAGACAACTCATCGAAGATTTACCAGAAGCAACTGGctcagatcatcatcatcatcatgtcttGCACTCTGAGACAAAGTCCCAGGACAACAACACCGTGGCATCATTTTCAGGCGAGTTCAGGCCAAGAAAAGCTCCCAAAAGAGGCCAATTCGACACCATTGGCAACGAGCTTCAATGGAGCAACGTCGAGCCTCATCATGTTTATGATCATGGAATGAACAAAGGGTTGAGTAGGGTTGATGAACATGGCCTAACCCTGATAACCCTACTTCTGGAGTGTGCAGTTGCTATCTCTGTCGACAACCTAGGCGAGGCTCATAGAATGTTGCTCGAGCTGACGCAAACGGGCTCTCCTTATGGGATTTCCTGCGCTGAGCGTGTCGTGGCTTATTTCGCCAAGGCCATGAGCAGTAGGGTGATCAACTCCTGGCTAGGTACTTGCTCCCCTTTGGTTAACTACAAAAGCATTCATGGCGCTTTCCAAGTGTTCAACAACATATCCCCTTTCATCAAGTTTGCACATTTCACTTCCAACCAAGCCATCCTCGAGGCTTTCCATCGCCGTGATAGAGTTCACATTCTTGACCTTGACATCATGCAAGGCCTGCAATGGCCGGCCTTGTTTCACATCCTCGCCACGCGCATGGAGGGTCCGCCCCACGTTAGGATGACCGGTATGGGCAAGTCAATGGAGATGTTACTCGAGACAGGAAAGCAACTAGCGAATTTCGCCAAGCGGCTTGGAATGTCATTTGAATTCCACCCAATTGCAAGAAAGTTCGGAGAAATTGATGCATCAATGGTCCAAGTCAGGCGTGGAGAAACTCTAGCTGTGCATTGGCTACAACATTCCTTGTACGATGCAACCGGACCCGATTGGAAAACAATGAGATTACTAAAAGAATTGTCACCTCCAATCATCACATTGGTAGAGCAAGATATTTCCCATGGAGGGTCTTTTCTAGATCGTTTTGTTGGGTCCTTACACTACTACTCGACGCTTTTCGATTCCCTGGGAGCAAATCTGCCCATTGACGATCCTAACAGGCACCGGGTTGAGCACTGCCTCCTACACAGGGAAATCAACAACATAATGGCGATCGGAGGGCCCGCGAGAAGTGGAGAGGACAAGTTCAGGCATTGGAAGATGGAGCTAGCAAGGAATTGTTTTGTGCAGATGCCGATGAGTGGGAATTCAATGGCGCAAGCACAGTTGATATTGAACATGTTCCCTCCAGCTCATGGATACAGCCTTGTGGAAGGAGACGGGACACTTAGGCTCGGATGGAAAGACACAAGTTTGTATACTGCTTCTGCATGGACATTCAATGCTTCTTCTAGCTAGGTAGCTGCAGCAAGCTAGCTCTCGATCATCTGATCTGCTATTGAAAttcatgtttttttgtttttgggtttgtgtttgtgttttgtgtCGTGTAGATCATCAGCTCAAATTCTCATGTACTACATGAATCCTACCGCATTAAGCAGGAGTTTtgaattgtaaattttattggCATGCAtggataaatataatattagatcgtatatagctttaattaatttatggcCGGGGAGGAGGGAATGATACCTTGTTACTATAACCATTAATTGTCCATTCTGCATGTTTTCATAgcaatttctctttaatttatttcaattcctTGGATTTTTACGTTCACCATCGTGTGAAGGTTTCTGCTTATATATGTACAATTTAGCGACTTAGTGCACGCTTTATATATCAATTTCATCGAATTTTGAatggaattaatatatatttgaagtactacacacacaaatatatatatatatatatgtacttgaGCAGTAAGTGCAACATTAATATGattatgctagctagctagctatagtattgtatatatattcgTACATACGTATTAGAATTActagaagaaaaatgagtatttgtgacatttttttcaacgaaaacatactcattttagatgaaaatagtcatttcgttaaaaataactggtcacaaataaataatttttttatagtgaattAATTAGTACAAGATTTGTATCCCACTTCCAAAATTTGAACTACGTACGTACCCcaagaattaatatatatatatatagatatacatatGCCAATTAACGTACGAgccaaaattatatattatatagtatgtAAAGAATTTAAGGgagaaatgcatgcatgcacatgatctTGAGATCATATTTTTGCCTCTGATCTGCATGCAGGCCGCAGGCTTGAGTATGTCGTATGTTTCCTTCTACATATGTGACGCCGGATCGGTAGTACTTTTCCTGAATctgaatgcatgcatggaacTG harbors:
- the LOC121249524 gene encoding protein SCARECROW-like encodes the protein MKAGFEVVQGALDMIQPHEPWDIYHPTAVGFPTPTSFNPFLVKPIIENRCLNMERNELSEWVEQITRQLIEDLPEATGSDHHHHHVLHSETKSQDNNTVASFSGEFRPRKAPKRGQFDTIGNELQWSNVEPHHVYDHGMNKGLSRVDEHGLTLITLLLECAVAISVDNLGEAHRMLLELTQTGSPYGISCAERVVAYFAKAMSSRVINSWLGTCSPLVNYKSIHGAFQVFNNISPFIKFAHFTSNQAILEAFHRRDRVHILDLDIMQGLQWPALFHILATRMEGPPHVRMTGMGKSMEMLLETGKQLANFAKRLGMSFEFHPIARKFGEIDASMVQVRRGETLAVHWLQHSLYDATGPDWKTMRLLKELSPPIITLVEQDISHGGSFLDRFVGSLHYYSTLFDSLGANLPIDDPNRHRVEHCLLHREINNIMAIGGPARSGEDKFRHWKMELARNCFVQMPMSGNSMAQAQLILNMFPPAHGYSLVEGDGTLRLGWKDTSLYTASAWTFNASSS